In Phalacrocorax aristotelis chromosome 6, bGulAri2.1, whole genome shotgun sequence, one DNA window encodes the following:
- the LOC142058928 gene encoding uncharacterized protein LOC142058928, translated as MITLSPALPLTMALCTLSLLPAGLRIYINPTWLIVESEAPPEDLKQPPVDAESMTTEWDSSIDVQSPYGLVRIMMDAVIEGLRKLPFVGESMVPKRHSSTGPRSPQSWVRLRKDVPPAGPKELPVVAKSVASDPPYPLGQLRDSLAQVDRSRLCCKALQSLWLCFLSWVALRLWRNGNRPQGQGKERPASSSVGTDCSEEGTFSSDEAVHQLEAKTTPLARCTRLVYRLRLKVFPHQHSEKKAQGEASGGEPSLAPSAPPPRACSRRIGKRRCRGAR; from the exons ATGATAACTCTCAGCCCGGCTCTCCCCCTGACCATGGCTCTCTGCACGTTGTCACTGTTGCCTGCTGGTCTTCGCATTTACATCAACCCCACCTGGCTCATTGTGGAGAGTGAAGCTCCTCCTGAAGACCTGAAGCAGCCACCCGTTGATGCGGAGAGCATGACCACCGAATGGGACAGCAGCATCGACGTTCAGAGCCCCTACGGCTTGGTTAGGATCATGATGGACGCTGTTATTGAGGGTCTGAGGAAGCTGCCCTTTGTGGGAGAGAGCATGGTCCCCAAacggcacagcagcactggcccccgcagcccccagagcTGGGTCAGGCTCAGGAAGGACGTCCCTCCTGCGGGCCCGAAGGAACTGCCCGTTGTCGCCAAGAGCGTGGCCTCTGACCCGCCCTACCCTCTGGGCCAGCTCCGGGACTCCCTTGCCCAGGTGGACAGGAGCCGGCTGTGTTGCAAGGCCTTgcaaagcctgtggctgtgcttccTGTCTTGGGTTGCACTTCGCCTctggagaaatgggaacagaCCCCAGGGACAG GGAAAGGAACGGCCGGCCTCATCTTCTGTGGGAACAGACTGCTCGGAGGAGGGCACCTTCAGCTCTGATGAAGCCGTCCACCAGCTGGAGGCCAAAACCACCCCGCTGGCCAGGTGCACCAGGCTTGTCTACCGCCTCCGCCTGAAAGTGTTCCCGCACCAGCACTCCGAGAAGAAGGCGCAAGGCGAGGCAAGCGGAGGAGAGCCTTCTCTAGCTCCCTCTGCACCTCCACCTAGGGCGTGCTCTCGGCGGATTGGCAAGAGGAGATGCAGGGGTGCAA GGTGA